The Micromonospora siamensis genome contains the following window.
TACCCGGGCCAGCCGGGGCAGCCGGAGTCCGGCCAGCCGGGCTGGCCGCCGGCACCGGGTCAGCCGGGTCAGCCCGGCCAGGCTGGACAGCCGGGGCAGCCGCAGGGGCACGAGCAGTGGCAGCCGCCGGCCGCGCCCTCGTCCGGCCCGGACCAGCCGCCGACCCTGGACCAGCCGCCGACCGACCGGTCCGACCCGGAGCGGCCGGCCGGAAGCTGACGCACCGATAAGCGCGACGCCGACGATCCCTCCGAGTAGGTTGCAACCCGACGCCTACCGGAGGGACCCGTCGTGTCGTACCCCGAGGTCGCGCCGGCCCGTCGACCCGCGGCGGTGACCCTGGCGGCGGCGGTGCTGGCCCTGATGGTGGCCGGCGCGCTCGCCTACGCGGTCACCGCCCTGGCCGTCCTCGGCGGCACCGTCGACCGGTTCCGGACCGCGGCTGGAGCCACCACGGCCCGGCCCGACGAGGTCGACACGGTGGTCGCCCTGGTCAGCGGCTCCGCCGTGCTGTCGGCGGTGGTGACCGTGCTGGCCGCCCTGCTCCTCGTCGGTCTGGCCGTCGGCCTGCTGGCCGGGCGCCGGGGCGCGCGCACGGCCACCTGGGTGGTGTGCGGGCTGGGACTGCTCTGCGGCTGCTGCAGCGTCGCCGCGGTGGTCGGCCAGCGGGCGGCGCCGCTGCGGCTGGGCGGGGGACGGGTCAGCGGCGAGCTGCTGGGGCTGGTGGCCGAGGCGTACCCGTCGTGGTGGATCCCGGTCAACGCGGGGCTTTCCGTCGCCCAGGCGCTCGGCTACGTTGTGGTGGCCGCGCTGCTGGCCGTGCCGGCCGCGAACGCCTGGTTCGGCGGTCGCCGGGCACCGGCCGGCCCGCCGGTGACGCCCCCGTTCCCGCCCCGCTGAGGATCGCCCGTGACGACCGAGGACCGCACCACCGAGCGGTGGGCGCTGATCACCGGCGCGACCGCCGGCATCGGCGCGGCGTTCGCCCGCCGGCTGGCCGCCGACGGCTGGCACCTGGTGCTGGTCGCCCGGGACGCGGCCCGGCTCGACGCCACCGCCACCGAGCTGACCGACCGGTACGGGCGGCAGGTGGTCACCCTCCCCGCCGACCTGTCCACCGACGACGGTTGCGCCACCGTCGAGGGCCGGCTCGCCGCGGAGCCACCGGTCGACCTGCTGGTGAACAACGCGGGGATCAGCCTCAACCGGCCGTTCCTGCGCTCCACCGCCGAGGACGAGACCCGGCTGCTCCGGCTCAACGTGCACGCGGTGCTGCGGCTGAGCCTCGCCGCCCTCGAACAGATGACCCGACGGCGGCACGGGGCAGTGATAAATGTCTCTTCGGTCGCCGGTTTCGGCGCGGTGGCGCCCGGTTCGACGTACCCGGCCAGCAAGGCGTGGGTGACCAACTTCAGCGAGTCCGTCGGCCAGTCCGCGCGCCCGTACGGGGTGCGGGTGATGGCGCTCTGTCCCGGGTACACGCGTACCGAGTTCCACGACCGGGCCGGTATCGACATGTCCGGCATCCCCGCCGCGGCGTGGCTGCGGGCCGACGACGTGGTCGACGAAGCCCTGCGTGACCTGGGTAAAGGCAAGTTGGTGAGCGTTCCCTCGTGGAAGTACAAGGCGGCCGTGGCGGGGCTGCGGCACGCACCGCAGTGGCTCCTGCACCGGGTGACGCGGGACACCCGGGGACGGATCGACGGTCGGGAATCCTGACCGGAGCGGGCCCGCCGGTCGCCCCCGTGGCCGGGGCGCGGCACCGGTAGCGCATGCCCGCCCGGTTGCGCACGGTAGTCGTACATCGTCACCCATCGGTCGCCCGCAGGGTTGACCCGGGTGGACCCCGCACACGGCTCCCAGAGTTGAGCAGTACCCTCTTCGCCATGGGGGACCGCGACGACCTGCGTAAATTCATTGCCGACCTGGCTGTCGTGCACGGTCGGGTGGTGCTCTCCTCCGGCCGCGAGGCGGACTGGTACGTCGATCTCCGTCGGGTCACGCTCCATCACCAGGCCGCTCCGCTGGTCGGTCGGGTGATGCGGGAGTTGACCGCCGACTGGGAGTACGACGCCGTCGGCGGCCTGACTCTGGGCGCCGACCCGGTGGCGCTCTCGATGCTGCACGCGGCCTCCGCCGCCGACCAGCCACTGGACGCGTTCGTGGTCCGCAAGGCGGGCAAGGCGCACGGGTTGCAGCGGCGGATCGAGGGCCCGGACGTGGCCGGGCGCCGGGTGCTGGCGGTCGAGGACACCTCGACCACCGGAGGCAGTGTGTTGACCGCCGTCGAGGCCCTCCGAGAGGCCGGGGCCGAGGTGGTGGGCGTGGCCGTTATTGTTGATCGAGGAGCCGGCGACGCGGTGCGAGCCGCCGGACTGCCCTATCTGGCGGCCTATACGTTGGCTGACCTCGGCCTTCTGGCGTAAAAGTTTGCCGATTCGGATTTGCCGATATGCAGGCAGATCGATGGTGCTGGTGGAAGGATGGAATTCGTGGGAACTGCGTTGGCTGAAATGACCATGCCTCAGATCTCGCCGCTTGCCGGCGAGCCGATCGAACGTGCCGATGCCGAGCGGCTCGCGGGGGTCCTGAAGGCCCTCGCGGATCCCGCGCGGCTCCGCCTGCTCAGCCTGATCCAGTCGGCCCCCGAGGGCGAAGCGTGCGTGTGCGACCTGACCGCGCCGCTCGGCCTCTCCCAGCCGACGGTCAGCCACCACCTTCGTATCCTCACCGAGGCCGGCTTGCTGGAGCGGGAGAAGCGTGGTGTGTGGGCGTACTACCGACTGGTGCCGTCCGCGATCGCCACGATCGCTGACCTGCTCACCCCGCCGCGCAAGCGGGCCACCAAGAAGGCCCGCTGACGCTGACGGTCCGGGTCGTCCCGCTGCGGGACGGCGTCGGGTGGCGAGCAAGGGGTGGCGCCACCACCGGGCGATGACGCCTGCCCGTTCGCGGGCACGTCACTGACCACACACCCGCCGGGTTGCCGGCGGGAGTACGCCGATGGCCGGGTCCCCACCAGGGAACCCGGCCATCGGCGTACGCGTCACCAGCCCTGACCGTGCTCCGGGCGCCGCGGGTCGGGCTGCTCCCCGTACCCCTGGACCGGTCGGCCGTCACCGGGCTGGTCGTACCCGGGCTGCGGGGTCTGCTGCGGGCGGCCGTACACCGTGCCGCGGCCCTGCTCCCGCGGCGCCTCGTGCCGGTGGTGCTCGCCGTGGTCGAAGGCGTCCCGGACGGCGTCGACCGCACCGGCCGCGCTGGCCGCCGCGATCACCGCGACCGCCTCGCCGCGCTTGCGCGCCCGGCGGTCCCGGAGGAACTCGAAGAAGATCGGCAGCACCGAGATCAGGATGATCACCGCCACCACCGGCAGGATGTACCGGTCGATCTTGTCGCCGATGGCGTTGTAGATCTGCTCGGCGAGCAGGTAGCCGATCAGCAGGATGCCGTCCACCCAGAGGATCGCGCCGACGATGTTCCAGAGCAGGAACTGCCGGGCCGGCATCCCGAGCACCCCGGCGACCGGGTTGAGGAAGGTCCGCACGATCGGGATGAAGCGGGCCAGCACGACGGCCTTGGCCGGGCCGAACTTCTGGAAGTAGTACTCGGCCTTCTCCACGTACTCCCGCTTGAACAGCCGGGAGTTGGGCCGCTCGAACATCCGGCGACCGTAGTGGGCACCGAGCCAGTGGCCCAGCTGCGCGCCCACGATGGCGCAGAGCGGACCGCCGATCAGCAGGCCCGCCAGCGAGATCCGGGTGCCGTCACCGAACATCGCGTCGGCGACCGGCGACGCGGCCACCCCGGCCAGGAAGAGCAGCGAGTCGCCCGGGAAGAAGAAGCCGACGAGCAGCCCCGTCTCGGCGAAGAGGATCACCCAGACGCCGATCAGCCCGAAGGTGTGCAACAGATCCTTGGGGTCGAGCGGGTTCAGGGCGACGCTCTCCGAGATCACCCGGGTCTTCTCTGCTGTGTCCACGGCCACAAAGGGTACGCGACCCGGGCGTGGTCACGGGTCCGGTCCCGACCGGCCCGCCGAGGGGCGCGGGCGGCGGGCGCGCTGCACGACCGTGGCGCCTCCGCTGCCGTCCCGAGGCCCACCGGTATCCGGTCGCACGCCGCCCTCGACGGCGAGCGGTACCGGAGACGGCGGTGCCCCGCCGGACCTCGGAGGTCTGGCGGGGCACCTGGTGAAGCGGACGGGTCAGGCGACGAAGCGGGTCCGGCGGCGCCGGGCCACCAGGTAGCCGGCCGCGCCGGCCACCAGCAGCAGGCCGCCGACACCGGCGATCAGGGTGGCGGGGCTGCCGGTGACTGGCAGGCCGTCGCCGTCACCGCCCGCGCCGCCACCGTTGCCGCTGCCGGGCTGGTTGCCGTCGCCCGGGGTGCCGCCGTCACCGTCGCCCGGGGTGCCGCCGTCGCCCGGGGTGCCGCCGTCGCCTGGACCATCGCCGTCGCCCGGGGTGCCGCCGGGGTTGTCGCCGTCACCGGGGCCGTCGGTTCCGCCGTCGTCGGTGGGGTTGATGACGATCTTCGCCTTGTTGTTCGACTGGTCGGCGTCCCCGGGGAGGCCCACCAACACGTCGCCCAGGTCGTCCGGCACCACCCGGTCGATCCGCAGCGTGAATGAGTACGACAGGCTCTGACCCGCAGCGAGGACCCGGGTCGGGCACATGTACGACTCGTAGCCCGGCGTGCCGTCCGGCGGCCTGGTCGGGTTCTCCGGGTCGGACGGTGGGCCCTGAGGGCTGGGGGTGCAGTCCTGCGGCACCGTTTCCGCCCAAGTTCCTTGCGGGATGAAGATCTGCATCCAGAACCGGTAGGCGGGATCCACCGACGCCGGTCCGAGGTTCTTGGCGGTCGCCGTCACCGTGACCCGGTCGTTCTGCTTGCCGCTGGCGGAGCTGCCGATCGCCACCACGTCGGCCGGGTTGTCACCCGTGATCCTGACCTGGAAGTAGTCGCCGTTGCCGTAGCTGTCAAGATCCGTCTGCGGAGTGCCGGCGGCCTGCTGGGCGGCGGTCACCTCCACGAGGCGCAGCTCCTTGCCGGAGCCGGGCTCCGACCCGTCGCCGCCCCCCTTCGTCTTCCAGTCCAACTCGGTGTACCAGGAGAGGTAACTGGGGTACTCCACCCCGGTGCGGGCCGTGTCGGAGACGCGCAGCGGGAGGGCCTCGGAGAGCCGGTACGACCGGCCCGGCTCCAGGTCGGTGCCGAACCGGCAGACCATTCCACCGCCGTCGTGCTTCGCGCAGTTGCTGAAATTGCCGGCGTACGGGGCCACCGGCTCGTCGCCCATCGCCAGCACGACACCGTGCACTGTGCTCGGGCTGACGTTCTGCACCGCACTGCGTACGCCGATCGTCGAACCGGGAGGACCGCTGACATCCGCCAGCGGCTCGGCGAGCCGCAGATCCACCTGCTCGGCGACCGTCACCCTGACCGTGTGGACCGCCGTCGCGCCATCCGCGGTCACCTTGACCGGCATCTCGGCCTGCTGCCCGGGCACCGTGTCCGGCTTGACGGTCAGCTCGTAGACGAAGTACGGGAAGCCGGTACGACCCTCCGCCGGTACGCAGTGCAGGATGGCTTCGTCCCGCTCGCAGCTCCAGTAGTAGCTGCGCCACTCAATCGTGGCCAGGGGCGCGACCTTCGACAGGTCGAGGTCCAGGCTGACCCCGGTCGAGCCCCCTTCCGGCAGTTGCGCCTCAAGGAATTCGGGGCCGCTCTTCTGCCCGGGAACCACCACGACGTCGCGGGCGGAGATCTCGATCGCATCCTCGGCGAAGCCGGGGGTGGCGGAGGCCGCGACGAGTGCGGCCACGACTCCCAACCCGCCCAGCCACCGCCGAGCGAAGTGCTTGGTCATTACCGTTTCCTCCCCCATGGCACGACTGGCAACGCCCCGGCCAGCACCAGTCCGGCGCTCCAACGCCGAAGGTCTCGCGTGGACACTGTCAGTCCTCCCCGTCGTGACGATTGCGCAGGTGAATGTGCGGGCGACCCCGGCACCTGCCGCAGCAGCCTAGAAGATCCTGAAGGGAGTCGAAGTCCCACGCAGCCGGTCGGCGACCTGGTCCGGCCGAAAGGTCGACTCGCGGGAGTGCAGTGATTCGGCCGAGCAGCACCTCGGTCTGTACCCGGATCCGGGTGGTCGCGCCGGCGATGAGGGCGAGGGTGACCAGTGGCTCGGGGTTGTCCCGCCACGACGCAGCCCCGCCGGCCCGGGTGCGGGCCGACGGGGCTGCGTGGTCAGGAACCGATCAGGCGACGAAGCGGGTCCGGCGGCGCTTGGCGACCAGGTAACCGGCCACGCCGGCCACCAGCAGCAGGCCGCCGACCCCGGCGATCAGGCTGGCCGGGCTGCCGGTCACCGGCAGGGTCGGGCCGTCCTGGTCGCCGCCGCCGCCGCCGCCGTCGCCCGGCTGTCCGCCGTTGCCGGGCTGTCCGCCGTCGCCCGGCTGCCCGCCGCCGTTCTCCGGGGCGTTCACCAGGATCTCGGCGGTGTTGTTGGTCGGGTCGAGGTCGGGGCGCTCGGCGCGCAGGGTGCCGGTGAGCACCTCGATCCCGCCGGTCAGCGGGCCGGCCTTGTCGACCCGGAGGCCGAACTCGAAGGTCACCTTCGCGCCCTTGCCGGCGGGAGTCTCCAGCTGATCGCAGAAGTAGACCGAGGCGCCCGGCTTGGGCGCGCCCTCACCGCTGCCGTCGTCGGCGAAGCAGTTCTCCGGCACCTTCACCGCGGTCGTGCCCGCCGGCAGGGTCACCAGCGCCACCGCGAACAGGCTCTCGGTGCCGCCGGTGTTCAGCGCGGCCGGGCCCTTGTTGGTGAAGCCGACGGTCGTCGGGACGACGCTGCCGACGGCCCCCTTGACCCGGGCGCCGTTCGCCGCCACGTCGGTCCGCTGGTTGCCGGTCACCCGAAGGCTCAGGCCGGCGGCGTTGTTGTCCAGGTCGGTGTCGGTCTGCGGGACTGCCTGGGTGCTGCGCCGCGTGGTCAGCCGCAGCGCCTCGCCGGTGCCCCTGGTCCGTGCCTGGGCGAAGAGGCCGACCTCGTCGCGGGCCTCCGCCCAGTCGGCCTTGGTCAGCCAGATGCTCGCGCCACCCTGCCGGTCCGGGGCCCAGGCGTCGGCCGGAATGGTGAACCCGAACGACGAGCTGACCACGACGGAGTCACCGGCCGGGACCTTCCCGTCGAAGGTGCAGGCGAACAGGTTCGGCACGAAGGCCTCGGTGGCGTACTCACAGTTCGAGTAGCGCTCCGACGGGGCGAAGTCGTACGAGCCGGCGACCACCAGGACCGCGCCGTCGGCGTCCGTGCCGCCCACGTTGGTCATCGTGAGGGGGGCCGGAACGGTCGTGCCGGGCGCGCCCCGGAGTTCCAGGTCGTCGCCGGCCGCCAGGTCGACACCCTCGCCGACGGTGACCGTCGAGCGGAACGTCTCGGTGTCGGCGTCGGGGCCGGTGACGGTGAACGTCAGTTCGCCGTGCTGCCCGGGCTTCGCCGTGTCGGTGGCCCGCACGTCCAGCGAGATCAGGCCGAGCTCCGGCTCCCGCTCCTGGCCCACCGTGCAGGTGAGGATGGCGCCGTCACCGGTGCAGGGGACGGAGCCCTCGGCGGAGGACACGACGGCGAAGCCGGCGACCGCGCCCCGGTCCACCGTGACGGTGTAGCTGGCGAACGGCATGTCGGTGAGCGCGTAGAGGTCGACCACCTTCGCCGGCCCGCCCGGGGCGACGGTCGCGTTGTTGGCGTAGAGCGCGTACTCCTGCGCCTGCCGGTCCGGCACGGGCAGCGGAGCGGCGGCGGCCGGGACGGCGGACACGGCGACGAGCGCGCCGGCGACGCCGAGCCCGGCGAGCCAACGCCGGGACGGGTGCGAGTGCATCGGGGGGTCCTCCAGAGGGGGATGCCACGGTGGCAGTTCGCGCAGCTTAGAAGATTCTCAAACCGTGCGTCGTCCGGCTGGCCCGTTGACGGGTCCGGAATGGCCGAAAGGTTGACCGGCGGAAATGCAATGATCCGCCCACCCGGGCTCGTCACTCTTCACGGGACACCGGGAGGTGCAGTGACGTACGAGGAATTCGCCGACGCGCGACTGGCCGCGCTGCTGCGGTACGCGGTCATGCTGACCGGCGATCCGCACCAGGCGCAGGACCTGGTGCAGGACACCATGGTGCGGGCCCAGCTGAACTGGCGCCGGATCGCCCGGGCCGACTCGCCCGAGCGGTACGTACGCCGGATGTTGACCAACCAGTTCGTCGACTGGCGGCGCGGCTCCTGGGTGCGCCGGGTGCTGCTGCGCGGCGAGCCGGACGACGGGCCGCCGGCGCCGGTGGACCACGCGCAGTCCGCGGTGGACCGCGACGAGGTGTGGGACTGGCTGTCCCGGCTGCCCCGTCGACAGCGGGCCACGCTGGTGCTGCGCTACTACGAGGACCTGCCCGACGCGGAGATCGCCGAGATCCTGGGCTGCGCGGTGGGGACCGTCCGCTCGTCCATCTCCCGCGCCCTCGCCACGCTCCGGTCCACCTACGCGGAGGCCTGCTGATGACCGAGGAAGAGCTGCGTGCCGCGTTCGCCCGGCACGAACCGTCGACCCCGCCCGCCGGGCCGGTACGCGCGGCGATCGACCGGCTGGTGGCCCGCCGCCGTCGCCGCCGACGGGGAGCCGCCGCGACCGGGGCGGCGCTGGCCCTGCTGGGCGTGCTCGGGCTCGGCGTGCCGCAACTGCGTACCCTCGGCGGTCAACCGGTCGAGGTGCCGCTGGCGGCCGGGCACGCAACGCCAACCGGAGCACTGAACGTGCTGCTGCTCGGGCTGGACGTGGCGGACGGCTCCCGCCCGCCGCGCGCCGACTCGGTGCTGATCGTGCACGTCCCCGCCGACCGCAGCCGGCTCTATCTGATCTCGGTGCCCCGGGACCTGCGGGTCGCCGGTGGGGACAAGCTCAACGCGACCTTCGCCGCCGGCGCCGGCCGGTCCGACCTGCGCGGCGGCTACGCGGCCACCCGCCGGGCGGTGACCGGCCT
Protein-coding sequences here:
- a CDS encoding LPXTG cell wall anchor domain-containing protein, whose product is MTKHFARRWLGGLGVVAALVAASATPGFAEDAIEISARDVVVVPGQKSGPEFLEAQLPEGGSTGVSLDLDLSKVAPLATIEWRSYYWSCERDEAILHCVPAEGRTGFPYFVYELTVKPDTVPGQQAEMPVKVTADGATAVHTVRVTVAEQVDLRLAEPLADVSGPPGSTIGVRSAVQNVSPSTVHGVVLAMGDEPVAPYAGNFSNCAKHDGGGMVCRFGTDLEPGRSYRLSEALPLRVSDTARTGVEYPSYLSWYTELDWKTKGGGDGSEPGSGKELRLVEVTAAQQAAGTPQTDLDSYGNGDYFQVRITGDNPADVVAIGSSASGKQNDRVTVTATAKNLGPASVDPAYRFWMQIFIPQGTWAETVPQDCTPSPQGPPSDPENPTRPPDGTPGYESYMCPTRVLAAGQSLSYSFTLRIDRVVPDDLGDVLVGLPGDADQSNNKAKIVINPTDDGGTDGPGDGDNPGGTPGDGDGPGDGGTPGDGGTPGDGDGGTPGDGNQPGSGNGGGAGGDGDGLPVTGSPATLIAGVGGLLLVAGAAGYLVARRRRTRFVA
- a CDS encoding ArsR/SmtB family transcription factor; this translates as MEFVGTALAEMTMPQISPLAGEPIERADAERLAGVLKALADPARLRLLSLIQSAPEGEACVCDLTAPLGLSQPTVSHHLRILTEAGLLEREKRGVWAYYRLVPSAIATIADLLTPPRKRATKKAR
- the pyrE gene encoding orotate phosphoribosyltransferase, translating into MGDRDDLRKFIADLAVVHGRVVLSSGREADWYVDLRRVTLHHQAAPLVGRVMRELTADWEYDAVGGLTLGADPVALSMLHAASAADQPLDAFVVRKAGKAHGLQRRIEGPDVAGRRVLAVEDTSTTGGSVLTAVEALREAGAEVVGVAVIVDRGAGDAVRAAGLPYLAAYTLADLGLLA
- a CDS encoding LPXTG cell wall anchor domain-containing protein, with the translated sequence MHSHPSRRWLAGLGVAGALVAVSAVPAAAAPLPVPDRQAQEYALYANNATVAPGGPAKVVDLYALTDMPFASYTVTVDRGAVAGFAVVSSAEGSVPCTGDGAILTCTVGQEREPELGLISLDVRATDTAKPGQHGELTFTVTGPDADTETFRSTVTVGEGVDLAAGDDLELRGAPGTTVPAPLTMTNVGGTDADGAVLVVAGSYDFAPSERYSNCEYATEAFVPNLFACTFDGKVPAGDSVVVSSSFGFTIPADAWAPDRQGGASIWLTKADWAEARDEVGLFAQARTRGTGEALRLTTRRSTQAVPQTDTDLDNNAAGLSLRVTGNQRTDVAANGARVKGAVGSVVPTTVGFTNKGPAALNTGGTESLFAVALVTLPAGTTAVKVPENCFADDGSGEGAPKPGASVYFCDQLETPAGKGAKVTFEFGLRVDKAGPLTGGIEVLTGTLRAERPDLDPTNNTAEILVNAPENGGGQPGDGGQPGNGGQPGDGGGGGGDQDGPTLPVTGSPASLIAGVGGLLLVAGVAGYLVAKRRRTRFVA
- a CDS encoding SDR family NAD(P)-dependent oxidoreductase, which codes for MTTEDRTTERWALITGATAGIGAAFARRLAADGWHLVLVARDAARLDATATELTDRYGRQVVTLPADLSTDDGCATVEGRLAAEPPVDLLVNNAGISLNRPFLRSTAEDETRLLRLNVHAVLRLSLAALEQMTRRRHGAVINVSSVAGFGAVAPGSTYPASKAWVTNFSESVGQSARPYGVRVMALCPGYTRTEFHDRAGIDMSGIPAAAWLRADDVVDEALRDLGKGKLVSVPSWKYKAAVAGLRHAPQWLLHRVTRDTRGRIDGRES
- a CDS encoding DedA family protein, whose product is MAVDTAEKTRVISESVALNPLDPKDLLHTFGLIGVWVILFAETGLLVGFFFPGDSLLFLAGVAASPVADAMFGDGTRISLAGLLIGGPLCAIVGAQLGHWLGAHYGRRMFERPNSRLFKREYVEKAEYYFQKFGPAKAVVLARFIPIVRTFLNPVAGVLGMPARQFLLWNIVGAILWVDGILLIGYLLAEQIYNAIGDKIDRYILPVVAVIILISVLPIFFEFLRDRRARKRGEAVAVIAAASAAGAVDAVRDAFDHGEHHRHEAPREQGRGTVYGRPQQTPQPGYDQPGDGRPVQGYGEQPDPRRPEHGQGW
- a CDS encoding SigE family RNA polymerase sigma factor gives rise to the protein MTYEEFADARLAALLRYAVMLTGDPHQAQDLVQDTMVRAQLNWRRIARADSPERYVRRMLTNQFVDWRRGSWVRRVLLRGEPDDGPPAPVDHAQSAVDRDEVWDWLSRLPRRQRATLVLRYYEDLPDAEIAEILGCAVGTVRSSISRALATLRSTYAEAC